The following is a genomic window from Paenibacillus sp. FSL R5-0766.
TGTTTGCCTGAATCTTGAACACATAACCGCTGAATTTCTCATTTGTTGGCTGAATCTCTCCTGCCGTACTGCGACGTGGTTCAGGCTTCGGTGCCAGTTCCAGGAAGTTCTCCAGGAAAGTCTGTACGCCGAAATTGTTGATCGCACTACCGAAGAAAATAGGTGTCAATTCGCCGCGTTGAACTTTCTCCATGTCGAATTGGTCGCCCGCAATATCCAGCAACTCCAGATCCTGACACAATTGATCATGCAGGTATTCTCCTGCCATCTCACGGATAATCGGATCTTTGTAGCCATCTACCTTTTGTACTTTAATCGTCGAGTGATCGTCCCCTTGGAACAATTCCACCTGATTTTTCATCCGGTCATAGACACCACACAGCTCGCGACCTGTACCAATAGGCCAGTTCATCGGAACCGAACGAATACCCAGTACATTTTCAAGCTCTTCCATCAGGTCAAATGGGCTTTTACCCTCACGGTCGAGTTTGTTGATAAACGTAAAGATTGGAATGCCACGCTTCGCACATACCTGGAACAACTTGATCGTTTGTGCCTCGACACCTTTTGCAACGTCAATCAACATCACCGCGCTATCGGCAGCCGTCAGTGTACGATACGTATCTTCACTGAAGTCCTGGTGACCCGGTGTATCCAGAATGTTGACGCGATGATCCAGATAATCAAATTGCATTACGGAAGAGGTAACTGAGATCCCCCGTTGTTTCTCAATTTCCATCCAGTCACTTGTTGCGTGTTTGCTGGCTTTCCGAGCTTTTACCGTTCCCGCAAGGCGAATCGCGCCCCCGAACAGCAACAGTTTCTCGGTCAATGTAGTTTTACCCGCATCCGGGTGAGAGATAATGGCAAACGTCCGGCGTTTGTCCACTTCCTGTTGAAGAATATCATTTGCAGCTTTGCTCATAGGTTTAATCCCTTTCGTCCGTTCATTCACGTTAATCCGGCATGGCCGGTCCATCATTCAATCTTTATGCAATCCGGCGAGGCCGGTTGATTGTACACGAGTTTTTACGTACTAGGTATTTACACACTAGATTAATTTTACACATTTACAATGGAGTTCATCCTCCTCAAAATCTGTGCTTTCATGTATACCGTGAACTGCTTCTTAACCCAACTCTCCTATTGTACCATAATCTTTACCGAAAATAACCGATTACTACCGCAGATTATTCTCTTTTCACTTGCAAAAAAAAGCACCCTTCAGCCATTTTCATGGCATCCAGGCACTCCTCATTCATTTTTATTTATCGGGTTTAGAAAATCAATGCATCCAGCGCGTATTGTCCGCCACCCGTCAGGGCCAGCGCTACACCAATCACCAGAATCGCGAGATTATATTCGAATCCGTTCTGTGTGGACCAGTATCCGTTCGCTCCATGGACTTTCACAATGGCAATAACCATCGTCAATGCAATCAGAATGCCACCTACCGGTGTAAGCAGACCCAGAGCCAGCAACAGTCCACCACCGAATTCAGCGAGTCCAGCCAGTAACGCTACCAATGCACCTGGTTTCATGCCCATCGATTCAAACCAGCCACCTGTACCCTTGATCCCGTAACCTCCGAACCATCCAAACAGCTTTTGTGCCCCGTGCGCCATGAACGACAATCCAATCACCAAACGAATCAACAACAATCCTACATCCAACATCATTTTCTTTTCCTCCATTCAATATATACAAAATAGTATTCTTAGATTAAAGATATTATGCTAAATTTTTTTCTTCATGATTCTCTGTGTCGCAAACCCCTTCAACTGGTTTACATTTTATCTCATGAATGATAACTTATCCGAAACGTTTGCCCGAATGAAGTTTGTCATTTGCGTAACTCTTTAACTCATGTGTTGAGTATAAGTTACATACTTACTTTTTGTCAACAACTTAATTTAAATTACTTATTTCCTTATGATGGATACCTACCTTTCCCCCGCTAAAAAGCCTGGGTACACCGCAATATTTGCGATTTCCCCAGGCTCAGTCATCTTGTGTATATTGTTAATGCCCTTACCCTAACCATTCACTTGCCAGATCACGCTGTCCTCGTCCTGACCATTCACTGGCCACCAGTGGAATCCGTCCTGCTCCAGCAGCTTATCTGTCGCTTCTGGCCCCCATGTTCCAGCAGGGTACGTATGAAGCTCTCCCTGATTCTGTCCCCAGGCTGCTGCGATCCGATCCACAAAAGACCAGGCTGTTGCCACTTCATCCCAACGGGTAAAGTACGTAGAATCCCCCTCTGCGGCGTCGTGCAACAGACGTTCATATGCTTCAGGCGAGTTAATTCCAATCATGCAGCTCTGACAGAAATCCATTGCAAGTGGCTGAATCTCGGAATCTGAGCCTGGTTTCTTGGCATTGATTTTGATATATATGCCTTCCATCGGATTCACTCGAATGACCAGCAGATTCGGCTCCAATTTATACTTTTTCCCAAGGTACACGTTGTTTGGCATCGACTTGAACTCCACTACGATCTCGGTCGTTTTCACCGGAAGACGCTTGCCTGTCCGAATGTAGAATGGAACTCCCGCCCAGCGGAAATTATCCACGAATACACGTGCTGCAAAATAAGTTTCCGTATTCGACTGCGGATCAACCTTATCTTCCTGACGATAACCGGGAAGCTGCTTGCCACGGTACTCCCCTTCGGCATACTGTCCCCGCACAACGTTGTTGCTCACTTCCTCATCCGATGTGAACGCCCGCAACGAACGTAATACCTTCACCTTTTCATCCCGAATATCCTCCGGGAACAGGCGACTTGGCGGTTCCATCGCAATCATCGTCAGCATCTGCAGCATATGATTCTGCCCCATATCACGCAGTGCACCGGAGTGATCATAATAACCGCCACGTTCTTCCACGCCTACTGTTTCACCGAGCGTAATCTGAACGTTGGCAATATGTTTGTTATTCCAGAGCGGTTCAAAAAAAGCATTCCCGAAGCGGATCACTTCGATATTTTGCACCATCTCCTTGCCCAGATAATGATCAATCCGATAGATTTCCTCTTCACGGAACACCTCACGAATCTGTTCATTCAGATGTTCAGCGGATTGCAGATCATAACCAAATGGTTTTTCGATCACCAAACGGTTCCACCCCTGACTTTCCAACATACCGCCGTCCCGCAAACTATACGAGACACTGCCAAACAGCTCAGGTGCCAGTGCCAGATAGAACAACCGATTCCCCGGCGTGTTAAACTTTGATTCCAGATGCTCCGTCTGCGCACGCAGTTCTTTGAATCCTTCCACATTATTGATATCCAGTGCTTTGTATTCAAAATGCTCGACAAAAGTGTTCCACTCATCAGGTTCGCCCGCTGCATAACGGCAGAACTCCTTAATGGATTCATAGATGTCTTCCCGGAATTCTTCTGGGGACCTCGGACGACGTGCTACGCCAATAACCGCAAAGTCTTCGGCAAGCTTGCCTTCGCGGTAAAGACTGTAGATAGCCGGAAACAGCTTCCGGCGGGCCAAATCACCCGTTGCTCCAAAAATGAAAAATACTGCGCCTGGTGTCTGTACTTCATCTTGCAATTGTTTTTCAACCATGGGCTCCTCTTTCTTCCGGGAAGATAACCTTCACGCTCTCCCCGAGCTATGTAATGGTGTTATATATGCACGACATACAACTGTCAATTACCAGCAAGTTCCTTCTTGGATGTGATGCCATTTTAGCATATCAACTGAACGGATGCACTATTTCAAACTCATTTTTCTGATAAAGATTCTCAATATTGGGTCCCAATTCATGAAAAATCCATCCCTTAATATTCAATCGTAATCACCGGAAACCCAACTGTAATTCGATTATCGACCTCTTCCCCAACCTGGTGAACTGCGAGTTGCATATTTAACATGTGCGAGCCACTCTTGATCGATAGGGGCAGCTC
Proteins encoded in this region:
- a CDS encoding peptide chain release factor 3 — its product is MSKAANDILQQEVDKRRTFAIISHPDAGKTTLTEKLLLFGGAIRLAGTVKARKASKHATSDWMEIEKQRGISVTSSVMQFDYLDHRVNILDTPGHQDFSEDTYRTLTAADSAVMLIDVAKGVEAQTIKLFQVCAKRGIPIFTFINKLDREGKSPFDLMEELENVLGIRSVPMNWPIGTGRELCGVYDRMKNQVELFQGDDHSTIKVQKVDGYKDPIIREMAGEYLHDQLCQDLELLDIAGDQFDMEKVQRGELTPIFFGSAINNFGVQTFLENFLELAPKPEPRRSTAGEIQPTNEKFSGYVFKIQANMNPAHRDRIAFLRIVSGKFQRGMSVKHTRVGKEIKLSQPQQFLAQDRDIVEEAYAGDIIGLFDPGIFRIGDSLSQGSEIVFEELPTFSPEIFAKVTVKNALKHKQYQKGIDQLTEEGTIQVFQTASFDETILGVIGQLQFEVFEYRMKGEYGVDVQLQRMPYQFARWIVDENLDPSKFRINSALVKDKKGNYVVLFENEYAMRTAMDKNPTAQFLETAP
- a CDS encoding DoxX family protein, whose translation is MLDVGLLLIRLVIGLSFMAHGAQKLFGWFGGYGIKGTGGWFESMGMKPGALVALLAGLAEFGGGLLLALGLLTPVGGILIALTMVIAIVKVHGANGYWSTQNGFEYNLAILVIGVALALTGGGQYALDALIF
- the zwf gene encoding glucose-6-phosphate dehydrogenase, which encodes MVEKQLQDEVQTPGAVFFIFGATGDLARRKLFPAIYSLYREGKLAEDFAVIGVARRPRSPEEFREDIYESIKEFCRYAAGEPDEWNTFVEHFEYKALDINNVEGFKELRAQTEHLESKFNTPGNRLFYLALAPELFGSVSYSLRDGGMLESQGWNRLVIEKPFGYDLQSAEHLNEQIREVFREEEIYRIDHYLGKEMVQNIEVIRFGNAFFEPLWNNKHIANVQITLGETVGVEERGGYYDHSGALRDMGQNHMLQMLTMIAMEPPSRLFPEDIRDEKVKVLRSLRAFTSDEEVSNNVVRGQYAEGEYRGKQLPGYRQEDKVDPQSNTETYFAARVFVDNFRWAGVPFYIRTGKRLPVKTTEIVVEFKSMPNNVYLGKKYKLEPNLLVIRVNPMEGIYIKINAKKPGSDSEIQPLAMDFCQSCMIGINSPEAYERLLHDAAEGDSTYFTRWDEVATAWSFVDRIAAAWGQNQGELHTYPAGTWGPEATDKLLEQDGFHWWPVNGQDEDSVIWQVNG